From Pseudomonas vanderleydeniana, the proteins below share one genomic window:
- a CDS encoding SCP2 sterol-binding domain-containing protein — MTAVAKAVEAMKAKFNPAAAAGLDVVFGFRIDESQHFSLIVKDGTCDLKEGENPDANVTLVTDSETMQGIVSGDTDGMQAFMSGKLRVEGDMMLSMKLSELFPA, encoded by the coding sequence ATGACCGCTGTAGCCAAAGCCGTAGAAGCGATGAAAGCCAAATTCAACCCAGCCGCCGCTGCCGGCCTGGACGTTGTCTTCGGTTTCCGTATCGATGAAAGCCAGCACTTCTCGCTGATCGTCAAGGACGGCACCTGCGACCTGAAGGAAGGCGAGAACCCGGACGCCAACGTGACCCTGGTGACCGACAGCGAAACCATGCAGGGCATCGTCAGCGGCGACACCGACGGCATGCAGGCCTTCATGAGCGGCAAGCTGCGTGTCGAAGGCGACATGATGCTGTCGATGAAACTGAGCGAGCTGTTCCCTGCCTGA
- a CDS encoding DUF2970 domain-containing protein, producing the protein MDDPIDNKPPTFWQMLHSVMAAAFGVQSGKNRARDFTHGKPSHFVILGILFTAVFALTLLGIVKLVLLFAGV; encoded by the coding sequence ATGGACGATCCTATCGATAACAAGCCGCCGACCTTCTGGCAGATGCTGCACAGCGTCATGGCTGCCGCCTTCGGCGTGCAAAGCGGGAAAAACCGCGCACGCGACTTCACCCACGGCAAGCCCAGCCACTTCGTGATCCTGGGTATCCTGTTCACTGCGGTATTCGCCTTGACCCTGCTCGGTATCGTCAAGCTGGTGCTGCTCTTCGCTGGCGTCTGA
- a CDS encoding nitrite/sulfite reductase produces the protein MYVYDEYDQRIIEDRVKQFRDQTRRYLAGELSEEEFRPLRLQNGLYIQRFAPMLRVAVPYGQLTSRQTRMMAKIARDYDKGYAHISTRQNVQFNWPALEDVPDILAELATVQMHAIQTSGNCLRNVTTDQFAGVAADELIDPRPWCEIVRQWTTFHPEFAYLPRKFKIAINGSSSDRAAIEVHDIGLEAVRNAAGELGFRVLVGGGLGRTPVVGAFINEFLPWQDLLSYLDAILRVYNRYGRRDNKYKARIKILVKALTPEVFAEKVEAEMVHLRGGQTTLTEAEVQRIAKHFVGPDYKALQDQAAELAALDQQHPGFARWRVRNTLAHKKPGYVAVTLSLKPTGIAPGDVTDKQFDAISDLADRYSFGQLRTSHEQNIILADVEQSKLFELWGELRENGFATPNIGLLTDIICCPGGDFCSLANAKSIPIAESIQRRFDDLDYLFDIGELDLNISGCMNACGHHHVGHIGILGVDKKGEEFYQVSLGGSASRDASLGKILGPSFAQDDMPDVISKLIDVYVEQRTEDERFIDTYQRIGIDLFKERVYAANH, from the coding sequence ATGTACGTATACGACGAGTACGATCAGCGAATCATCGAGGACCGCGTCAAGCAGTTCCGTGATCAGACCCGACGCTATCTGGCGGGCGAACTGAGCGAAGAAGAGTTCCGCCCCCTGCGCCTGCAAAATGGCCTCTACATCCAGCGCTTTGCGCCGATGCTGCGGGTCGCCGTGCCTTACGGCCAACTGACTTCGCGCCAGACGCGAATGATGGCCAAGATCGCCCGCGACTACGACAAGGGCTATGCCCACATCAGTACCCGGCAGAACGTGCAGTTCAACTGGCCGGCCCTGGAAGATGTTCCGGACATCCTCGCGGAACTCGCCACCGTGCAGATGCACGCGATCCAGACCAGTGGCAACTGCCTGCGCAACGTGACCACCGACCAGTTTGCCGGCGTCGCCGCCGACGAGCTGATCGACCCGCGCCCCTGGTGCGAAATCGTCCGCCAGTGGACCACCTTCCACCCGGAATTCGCCTACCTGCCGCGCAAATTCAAGATCGCCATCAACGGTTCGAGCTCCGACCGTGCAGCCATCGAAGTCCATGACATCGGCCTGGAAGCCGTGCGCAACGCCGCGGGCGAGCTGGGTTTCCGCGTTCTGGTCGGTGGCGGCCTGGGCCGTACCCCGGTGGTCGGTGCCTTCATCAACGAGTTCCTGCCGTGGCAGGACCTGTTGAGCTACCTCGACGCCATCCTGCGTGTGTACAACCGCTATGGCCGTCGTGACAACAAGTACAAGGCGCGCATCAAGATCCTGGTCAAGGCCCTGACGCCGGAAGTCTTCGCCGAGAAGGTCGAGGCCGAGATGGTCCACCTGCGTGGCGGCCAGACCACCCTGACCGAGGCCGAAGTGCAGCGGATCGCCAAGCACTTCGTCGGCCCCGACTACAAGGCACTGCAAGACCAGGCCGCCGAACTGGCCGCTCTGGACCAGCAGCACCCGGGCTTTGCCCGCTGGCGTGTACGCAACACCCTGGCTCACAAGAAACCGGGTTATGTTGCCGTGACCCTGTCGCTCAAGCCGACCGGTATCGCTCCAGGCGACGTCACCGACAAGCAGTTCGACGCGATCTCCGACCTCGCCGACCGCTACAGCTTCGGCCAGCTGCGCACTTCCCACGAGCAGAACATCATTCTCGCCGACGTCGAGCAGAGCAAATTGTTCGAACTGTGGGGCGAACTGCGTGAAAACGGTTTCGCCACGCCGAACATCGGCCTGCTGACCGACATCATCTGCTGCCCCGGCGGCGACTTCTGCTCCCTGGCCAACGCCAAGTCGATCCCGATCGCCGAGTCGATCCAGCGCCGCTTCGACGACCTGGACTACCTGTTCGACATCGGCGAGCTGGACCTGAACATCTCCGGTTGCATGAACGCCTGCGGTCACCACCACGTCGGCCACATCGGCATTCTCGGGGTGGACAAGAAAGGTGAAGAGTTCTACCAGGTTTCCCTCGGTGGCAGTGCCAGCCGCGACGCCAGCCTGGGCAAGATCCTCGGCCCATCCTTCGCCCAGGACGACATGCCCGACGTGATCTCGAAGCTGATCGACGTGTACGTTGAACAACGTACCGAAGACGAACGCTTCATCGACACCTACCAACGTATCGGCATCGACCTCTTCAAGGAACGCGTCTATGCAGCGAATCATTAA
- the sohB gene encoding protease SohB: MEFLSEYASFLAKTVTLVIAIIVVLVVAASLRSKGRRRSAGQLQVSKLNEFYKGLRERLEQTLLDKEQLKALRKEQGKDDKKQKKQKKQPQAKSRVFVLDFDGDVKASATESLRHEITALLSLATPKDEVVLRLESGGGMVHSYGLASSQLARIRQAGVPLTVCIDKVAASGGYMMACIGDRIISAPFAILGSIGVVAQLPNVNKLLKKHDIDFEVLTAGEYKRTLTVFGENTDKGREKFQQDLDITHQLFKNFVARYRPQLAIDDVATGEIWLGVAALDKQLVDELRTSDEYLAERAKNAELFHLHYAERKSLQERVGLAASASFERVLLNGWNRLTRQRFW; this comes from the coding sequence GTGGAGTTTCTCTCCGAATACGCCAGTTTTCTGGCCAAGACCGTGACGCTGGTCATCGCGATCATTGTAGTGCTGGTGGTGGCGGCTTCGTTGCGCAGCAAGGGGCGGCGGCGCTCGGCCGGCCAACTGCAGGTCAGCAAGCTGAACGAATTCTACAAGGGCTTGCGCGAGCGCCTGGAACAGACCCTGCTGGACAAGGAGCAGCTCAAGGCCCTGCGCAAGGAGCAGGGCAAGGACGACAAGAAACAGAAAAAGCAGAAGAAACAGCCCCAGGCCAAGTCCCGGGTGTTCGTGCTGGACTTCGATGGTGACGTGAAGGCCAGTGCCACCGAGAGCCTGCGCCATGAAATCACGGCGCTGCTCAGCCTGGCCACGCCCAAGGATGAAGTGGTGCTGCGCCTGGAAAGCGGTGGCGGCATGGTCCACAGCTATGGCCTGGCTTCATCGCAACTGGCGCGTATCCGCCAGGCCGGTGTGCCTCTGACCGTGTGCATCGACAAGGTCGCGGCCAGCGGCGGTTACATGATGGCGTGCATTGGCGACAGAATCATCAGCGCGCCCTTTGCCATACTCGGTTCCATCGGTGTGGTGGCGCAACTGCCGAACGTCAACAAACTGCTGAAAAAGCACGATATCGACTTCGAAGTCCTGACCGCTGGCGAGTACAAGCGCACCTTGACCGTATTCGGCGAGAATACCGACAAGGGCCGTGAGAAGTTCCAGCAGGACCTGGACATCACTCACCAGTTGTTCAAGAACTTCGTCGCTCGCTACCGTCCGCAGCTGGCGATTGACGATGTGGCCACCGGCGAAATCTGGTTGGGCGTTGCCGCGCTGGACAAGCAACTGGTCGATGAGTTGCGCACCAGTGACGAGTACCTCGCCGAACGCGCCAAGAATGCCGAGCTGTTCCACCTGCACTACGCCGAACGCAAGAGCCTGCAGGAGCGTGTTGGCCTGGCCGCCAGCGCGTCCTTCGAGCGGGTTCTGCTCAACGGCTGGAATCGCCTGACCCGCCAGCGTTTCTGGTAA
- a CDS encoding ABC transporter substrate-binding protein produces the protein MRSRHFKLLSAATLAVCSLAAGVAQAAGVLTIGCREDSTTFDPIKSAQNRDTWVFANVYDTLVRVDKAGVELQPGLAESWSVSPDGLAYTFKLRAAKFSDGSPITASDAAFSLLRIRDNKASLWSDSFKLIDKAEAKDPQTLVVTLKTPSMPFVSQLASPTASVLSQKAIEKMGEDAYAEKPVVSGAFTVKEWIRGDRVVLEKNPDFWQAGSVSLDGVEWISIPDDNTRMLKVQAGELDSAIFVPFSRVDALQKDKNLVVHLDPSTREDHLLINHAHGELAKQQVREALDYAIDKKSLVNTVTFGKGTVAYSYIPKGGQYHYADNLQRPYDPDKAKKLLAEAGAKDLKLNYVVNAGNEADEQIAVMVQQQLAKVGVTANLQKVDPTQSWQMLIDGAYDLSVMYWTNDILDADQKTTFVLGHDTNNNYMTGYRNEKVKELVAAARIESDPAKRQQMYVDLQKMAKADVNWIDLYYSPYINISRKNIEHFQQNPLGRFSLEETVKKDDKVASN, from the coding sequence ATGAGATCCAGGCACTTCAAACTGTTGAGCGCGGCCACCCTGGCTGTCTGCTCGCTGGCGGCGGGCGTGGCACAGGCCGCGGGCGTGCTGACCATCGGTTGCCGGGAAGACAGCACCACCTTCGACCCGATCAAGAGTGCGCAAAACCGCGATACCTGGGTATTCGCCAACGTCTATGACACCCTGGTGCGCGTAGACAAGGCTGGCGTCGAGCTGCAGCCGGGCCTGGCGGAGTCCTGGTCGGTCTCGCCGGATGGCCTGGCCTATACCTTCAAGCTGCGCGCGGCGAAGTTCTCCGACGGTTCGCCGATCACCGCCAGCGATGCGGCCTTCAGCCTGCTGCGTATCCGTGACAACAAGGCTTCGCTGTGGAGCGACTCCTTCAAGCTGATCGACAAGGCCGAAGCCAAGGACCCACAAACCCTGGTGGTGACCCTCAAGACCCCGTCCATGCCATTCGTGTCGCAGCTGGCTTCGCCGACCGCCTCGGTGCTGTCGCAGAAGGCTATCGAGAAGATGGGCGAGGATGCCTATGCCGAGAAGCCGGTGGTATCCGGTGCCTTCACCGTCAAGGAGTGGATCCGCGGCGACCGCGTGGTACTGGAGAAGAACCCGGACTTCTGGCAGGCCGGCAGCGTCAGCCTCGACGGCGTGGAGTGGATCTCCATCCCCGATGACAACACGCGCATGCTGAAAGTCCAGGCCGGTGAGCTGGACTCGGCGATCTTCGTACCGTTCTCGCGGGTCGATGCCCTGCAGAAGGACAAGAACCTGGTGGTGCACCTCGACCCGTCGACCCGTGAAGACCACCTGCTGATCAACCACGCCCATGGCGAGCTGGCCAAGCAGCAGGTGCGTGAAGCACTGGACTACGCGATCGACAAGAAGTCGCTGGTCAATACCGTGACCTTCGGCAAGGGCACCGTGGCCTATTCCTACATTCCCAAGGGCGGCCAGTATCATTACGCGGACAACCTGCAGCGTCCGTATGATCCCGATAAGGCGAAGAAACTGCTGGCCGAGGCGGGCGCCAAGGACCTCAAGCTCAACTACGTGGTCAACGCCGGCAACGAGGCCGACGAGCAGATCGCGGTCATGGTCCAGCAGCAGCTGGCCAAGGTCGGCGTCACCGCCAACCTGCAGAAGGTCGACCCGACCCAGAGCTGGCAGATGCTGATCGACGGTGCCTATGACCTGTCGGTGATGTACTGGACCAACGACATCCTCGATGCCGACCAGAAGACCACCTTCGTCCTCGGCCACGATACCAACAACAACTACATGACCGGCTATCGCAACGAGAAGGTCAAGGAGCTGGTGGCGGCGGCGCGTATCGAGAGTGATCCGGCCAAGCGCCAGCAGATGTACGTCGACCTGCAGAAGATGGCCAAGGCCGACGTCAACTGGATCGATCTGTACTACAGCCCCTACATCAACATCTCGCGCAAGAACATCGAGCACTTCCAGCAGAACCCGCTGGGGCGTTTCTCGTTGGAAGAGACGGTGAAGAAGGATGACAAGGTCGCCAGCAACTGA
- a CDS encoding DUF934 domain-containing protein yields the protein MQRIIKNNEVVDETWHLLPKDATLDGITNCDDLIVPLALWRDHGHALKARDGGLGVWLDADEEAEEIGDDIQHFQVIALNFPAFTDGRNYSNARLLRDRYGFKGELRAIGDVLRDQLFYLHRCGFDAFALRADKDPYEALESLKDFSVTYQAATDEPLPLFRRR from the coding sequence ATGCAGCGAATCATTAAGAACAACGAGGTGGTCGACGAGACCTGGCACCTGCTGCCCAAGGACGCGACCCTCGACGGTATCACCAACTGTGACGACCTGATCGTCCCGTTGGCCCTGTGGCGCGACCACGGCCATGCCCTCAAGGCCCGCGATGGCGGCCTGGGCGTGTGGCTGGACGCGGACGAGGAAGCCGAGGAGATCGGTGATGACATCCAGCATTTCCAGGTGATCGCCCTGAACTTCCCGGCCTTCACCGACGGTCGCAACTACTCCAATGCCCGCCTGCTGCGTGATCGCTATGGTTTCAAGGGTGAGCTGCGGGCGATCGGCGACGTGCTGCGCGACCAGCTGTTCTACCTGCACCGCTGCGGTTTCGATGCCTTTGCCCTGCGTGCGGACAAGGACCCCTATGAAGCCTTGGAAAGCCTCAAGGACTTCTCGGTGACCTACCAGGCCGCCACCGACGAACCGCTGCCGCTGTTCCGTCGCCGCTGA
- a CDS encoding NEL-type E3 ubiquitin ligase domain-containing protein translates to MRQSFREHLLALETSRHEVQTILSQMQGVDQFCRPRLLAALERYLNTGLDVDHTQFIRVDATYLLSIFESKLYSFVQRQTLLGAALQNFEADETEPGALQGRGMIRLPGREPGRRVALEPETFAGICRELDLGGAYQAHIDSVFKPAESLLIEGRSSVERCFRDYDKRALTITSDVACMKGAISPAAHDLLMRLVNGGTDLELEGERVHCSRMKLFDIESSGWVVIGAKLSSDAAASCIAYLPGDPLTPLKLYSSFFSLEQDLAVKLQDPGYKRFFSRFIAEEDRLRFLQTIDARVALRRYGRPPQSALPRHVTLSEIPIEGDLFESLHRQRYQRIKAHARQWVVPTADVDARVRQARLDAYLEAGMSLLGLALSFVPLVGEVILAATAVQLVSDVYNGLESWRLGQRHEALGYLMDVAENVALLAGGALVTSAGHALFKPIKVAPAVDALIPVKVAGSSRLWNADLAPYERGIRLPEGLTPDETGLHPFEGKHYLPLEGKLYVVGYDRKRLRWRIEHPGGKAHHAPPLKHNGLGTWQTLHDRPAQWSVMQLFRRLGRPVAGLGERALRQIRQLQGAEVDVLRRALVDNRRPPALLLDTLKRFRIDQAIAQFIEEAAGTRIWTLEQGDLRLRILTSLPGWPENRVIHLFSREGEILQEYGARTSQRFSSLQISESQLRAGEALPLSLSMLSEPERLGLLGSDLSEQPERVHRLDQRLRQSAVQRRQWLFDTLYEASEKIDDIRRQRILERFPGLPSSVAEELIAHASSAELEQLQERVPLRLVEEIRWYLRQLRLNRVCESWYLSSNEEAQADRLALHALELLPGWPKDVRLELRKQRVISDAVESVGPAQASTLRVLLKVGHQYTAIDDRGNILGTARDIFDALIMALPPPLLETLGRGVKVDGGWLRDEVVHRITLNPEAGQRTLGLVPFNHRFKPPMRLASGAIGYPMSDEGVVIGYSERLGQRVRGLYPGFSVDEARAFIASLDLPEPACLAELERRREEYETLSSTLESWVQRQTWRRVRGTLQVAPVAMDNKQRVAEAILACWRRQSPRNQLGGQYFHELDLLGMRIGDLPPIAADFSHVGFLFMNDMGVSSSELSFLAHFRHLRWLSLGFNHLDSLPAALGQMRELLHLHLPGNRIVMNTQVRGVLARLTRLRFLNLSDNPLVLPPDLGSMPELEHLLLRHTNIEQWPMGIASLQRLQLMDLRDNRIATIPESVYTNPVAINRGIHLHDNPPLPAAELQRLQRYEQQTGINFGIDMPARRRVHVFRRTPSLREYDRWSEGLAPGVEMQREQQWRALFRERGAEDFFRLLGDLTATAEYREAREILGRRVWQVLDSASQYTDLREELFVAASQPQTCSDGAELIFSDMEVRTLVFQARVMAGDNPLRTESSLLKLARGLWRLDEVEALAQADIETRLKVAGAHVDPLEVRLAYRIGLASRLGLPGQPTHMTFTELAKVDAKTLDAAFTTVINREKTPAYIRALVAREFWSDHLKSSYPERFEAINQRHQAVMEVLDARRTSRQDPIWHEFIDVELEAQMGDALKAWREEQGEELEKLTGEILQRAPEAQ, encoded by the coding sequence ATGCGCCAGTCTTTCCGTGAGCATCTGCTGGCACTGGAGACATCCCGGCATGAGGTGCAAACGATCCTGTCGCAAATGCAGGGTGTCGATCAATTCTGTCGGCCACGTTTGCTTGCGGCGCTCGAACGGTACCTCAACACCGGCCTGGATGTGGACCACACCCAGTTCATCAGGGTCGATGCCACCTACCTGCTGAGTATCTTCGAGAGCAAACTCTATTCCTTCGTGCAGAGGCAGACTCTGCTGGGCGCCGCCCTGCAGAATTTCGAGGCCGATGAGACCGAACCGGGCGCGCTCCAGGGCAGGGGGATGATCAGGCTCCCTGGTCGTGAACCCGGCCGCCGGGTTGCGCTGGAGCCGGAAACTTTCGCCGGAATCTGTCGTGAACTGGACCTGGGAGGGGCTTATCAGGCGCACATCGACAGTGTTTTCAAGCCTGCCGAGTCGCTCTTGATCGAGGGCCGATCTTCGGTTGAGCGATGTTTTCGCGACTATGACAAGCGTGCGCTGACGATCACTTCCGATGTCGCCTGCATGAAAGGCGCGATTTCCCCCGCAGCCCATGATTTGCTCATGCGCCTGGTCAACGGTGGCACAGACCTGGAACTGGAGGGCGAGAGGGTTCATTGCAGCCGCATGAAACTGTTCGACATCGAGTCCAGCGGCTGGGTGGTGATCGGAGCGAAGCTCTCGAGCGACGCGGCCGCGTCCTGTATCGCCTATCTGCCAGGCGATCCGCTGACCCCGCTCAAACTCTACAGCAGCTTCTTCTCTCTGGAGCAGGACCTGGCTGTCAAACTGCAGGATCCGGGCTACAAGCGTTTCTTCAGTCGTTTCATTGCCGAAGAGGATCGCCTGCGTTTCCTGCAAACCATCGACGCTCGGGTTGCCCTCCGGCGCTATGGCCGGCCACCTCAGAGCGCGTTGCCTCGGCACGTCACGTTGAGCGAGATACCGATCGAAGGTGACCTGTTCGAGAGTCTCCATCGACAGCGCTATCAGCGGATCAAGGCGCATGCACGGCAATGGGTGGTGCCCACGGCCGATGTCGATGCCCGGGTGCGACAGGCCCGGCTGGACGCCTATCTGGAGGCCGGAATGAGCTTGCTGGGCCTGGCCCTGTCGTTCGTACCGTTGGTCGGTGAGGTCATCCTGGCGGCGACAGCGGTGCAATTGGTGTCCGATGTCTATAACGGCCTGGAATCCTGGCGCCTGGGGCAACGGCACGAAGCCCTTGGTTACCTGATGGACGTGGCGGAGAACGTTGCGCTGCTCGCCGGCGGAGCGTTGGTGACAAGTGCAGGTCACGCGCTGTTCAAGCCGATCAAGGTCGCCCCGGCGGTCGACGCGCTGATTCCGGTGAAGGTGGCTGGCAGCAGCCGTTTGTGGAACGCCGATCTGGCCCCCTATGAGCGAGGTATCCGCCTGCCGGAGGGGCTGACTCCCGATGAAACGGGGCTTCACCCCTTCGAGGGCAAGCACTACCTGCCGCTGGAGGGCAAGCTCTACGTGGTCGGTTATGATCGCAAGCGTCTGCGCTGGCGAATCGAGCATCCTGGCGGCAAGGCGCACCATGCTCCACCGCTGAAGCACAATGGCCTCGGCACCTGGCAAACGCTGCATGACCGACCGGCGCAGTGGTCTGTCATGCAGTTGTTCCGGCGTCTGGGCCGGCCGGTAGCGGGATTGGGCGAACGGGCGCTGCGACAGATTCGACAGTTGCAGGGGGCCGAGGTGGATGTCCTGCGTCGGGCTCTGGTGGACAATCGGCGCCCGCCGGCCCTGCTGCTCGACACCCTCAAGCGTTTCAGGATCGACCAGGCCATCGCGCAATTCATCGAAGAGGCCGCAGGCACGCGAATATGGACGCTGGAGCAAGGCGACCTGCGCCTGCGGATACTGACCTCGTTGCCAGGCTGGCCGGAAAACCGCGTCATCCACCTGTTCAGTCGCGAAGGGGAAATATTGCAGGAGTACGGTGCCCGAACTTCGCAGCGCTTTTCCTCGCTACAGATCAGTGAGTCGCAGCTCCGGGCGGGTGAGGCATTGCCCCTGTCGTTGAGCATGCTGAGCGAGCCGGAGCGCCTCGGGCTGTTGGGCAGCGACCTATCCGAACAGCCCGAGCGCGTTCACAGGTTGGATCAGCGCTTGCGGCAGTCGGCCGTGCAACGTCGGCAATGGTTATTCGATACGCTGTATGAAGCCAGCGAGAAAATCGACGATATCCGCCGGCAGCGTATTCTTGAGCGTTTTCCGGGGTTGCCCAGCAGTGTCGCCGAAGAACTGATTGCCCATGCCAGCAGTGCCGAACTGGAGCAATTGCAGGAGCGGGTTCCATTGCGCCTCGTCGAAGAGATCCGCTGGTACCTCAGGCAGCTCAGGCTCAACCGTGTCTGTGAAAGCTGGTACCTGTCCAGCAATGAGGAGGCCCAGGCCGATCGCCTGGCCCTGCATGCGCTCGAACTTCTGCCAGGTTGGCCGAAAGACGTGCGCCTGGAGTTGCGCAAGCAGCGGGTGATCAGCGACGCCGTGGAGTCGGTAGGGCCTGCGCAGGCCTCGACGCTGCGCGTTCTGCTCAAGGTCGGTCACCAATACACGGCTATCGATGATAGGGGAAATATCCTCGGGACTGCACGGGACATCTTTGATGCACTGATCATGGCTTTGCCGCCGCCGTTGCTTGAAACCCTTGGGCGTGGCGTGAAGGTCGACGGCGGCTGGCTCAGGGATGAGGTGGTTCATCGGATTACCCTCAATCCCGAGGCCGGCCAGCGAACCTTGGGGCTGGTCCCCTTCAATCACCGATTCAAGCCGCCGATGCGCCTGGCCTCGGGGGCCATTGGCTATCCGATGAGCGACGAGGGGGTGGTCATCGGCTATTCCGAACGCCTGGGCCAGCGGGTCAGGGGGTTGTACCCGGGGTTCTCCGTCGATGAGGCGAGGGCCTTCATTGCCTCGCTCGACCTGCCCGAGCCTGCTTGTCTGGCCGAGCTGGAACGGCGACGCGAAGAGTACGAAACCCTGTCTTCCACCCTCGAAAGCTGGGTTCAGCGCCAGACCTGGCGCAGGGTCCGCGGAACCCTGCAGGTCGCGCCGGTGGCCATGGACAACAAGCAGCGAGTGGCCGAGGCGATCCTGGCCTGCTGGCGTCGACAGTCACCGCGCAACCAGTTGGGAGGGCAGTATTTCCATGAGCTGGATCTGTTGGGGATGCGTATCGGTGACTTGCCACCGATCGCGGCCGATTTCAGTCATGTAGGCTTCCTGTTCATGAATGACATGGGGGTGAGCAGCAGCGAACTCTCGTTTCTTGCCCATTTCCGGCACTTGCGCTGGTTGTCGCTGGGGTTCAACCACCTGGACAGCCTGCCGGCGGCGTTGGGGCAGATGCGCGAGCTGCTCCACCTGCATCTGCCGGGTAACCGGATCGTAATGAACACCCAGGTCCGTGGGGTGCTGGCCCGCTTGACCAGGCTCCGGTTCCTCAATCTCTCGGATAATCCGCTGGTACTGCCGCCGGACCTCGGCAGCATGCCTGAACTCGAGCACCTGTTGTTGCGACATACCAACATCGAGCAATGGCCCATGGGTATAGCTTCGTTGCAGCGCCTGCAACTGATGGATCTGCGCGACAACCGGATCGCAACGATCCCCGAGTCCGTCTATACCAATCCGGTTGCGATCAACCGAGGAATTCACCTCCATGACAATCCGCCGTTACCGGCTGCGGAGCTGCAACGGTTGCAGCGTTACGAGCAGCAGACCGGGATCAACTTCGGTATCGATATGCCCGCGCGACGCCGCGTCCACGTCTTTCGCCGAACACCGTCGCTCAGGGAGTACGACCGCTGGAGCGAGGGACTGGCGCCTGGGGTGGAGATGCAGAGAGAACAACAGTGGCGGGCTCTGTTCCGCGAGCGCGGCGCCGAAGATTTTTTCCGCCTGCTGGGTGACCTGACCGCCACGGCCGAGTACCGCGAGGCGCGGGAAATCCTGGGGCGGCGTGTCTGGCAGGTGCTGGATTCGGCCAGTCAGTACACCGACCTGCGCGAAGAACTGTTCGTGGCCGCGTCCCAGCCGCAGACCTGTTCCGATGGGGCGGAACTGATCTTCAGTGACATGGAGGTCCGGACCCTGGTCTTCCAGGCCCGGGTGATGGCGGGCGACAATCCGCTGCGCACCGAGTCGAGCCTGTTGAAGCTGGCTCGTGGGCTATGGCGCCTCGATGAGGTGGAGGCCCTGGCACAGGCCGACATCGAGACACGCTTGAAGGTGGCGGGGGCGCATGTCGATCCGCTGGAGGTCCGCCTGGCCTACCGTATCGGTCTGGCCAGTCGTCTCGGGTTGCCGGGGCAGCCAACCCACATGACTTTCACCGAGTTGGCCAAGGTGGATGCCAAAACGCTGGATGCCGCCTTTACCACGGTGATCAATCGCGAGAAAACCCCGGCCTATATCCGGGCCCTGGTGGCCCGCGAGTTCTGGAGCGATCACCTCAAGAGCAGCTACCCCGAGCGCTTCGAGGCGATCAACCAGCGGCATCAGGCGGTAATGGAGGTGCTCGATGCCCGGCGCACGAGTCGTCAGGATCCGATCTGGCACGAGTTCATCGATGTCGAGCTGGAGGCGCAGATGGGGGACGCGCTCAAGGCCTGGCGTGAGGAGCAGGGCGAAGAACTGGAGAAATTGACCGGGGAGATATTACAGAGGGCGCCTGAGGCGCAGTGA
- a CDS encoding histidine phosphatase family protein, producing MGSIYLIRHGQASFGADDYDVLSPTGMRQAQVLGQHLAELGLSFDRCLAGDLRRQQHTASLAMEQFARVGMPVPALEIDDAFNEFDADAVIRALLPAMLPDEPEALHILRNAAQNRSEFQRIFALIIERWLDGSHDPQGLESWLGFVERVNGGLQRILESADNTQKIAVFTSGGTITALLHLITRIPARQAFELNWQIVNTSLNQLKFRGREVALASFNSQTHLQLLKAPELITFR from the coding sequence GTGGGCAGCATCTACCTGATTCGACATGGCCAGGCCTCCTTCGGCGCGGACGACTACGATGTCCTCTCGCCGACCGGTATGCGCCAGGCACAAGTCCTCGGCCAGCACCTGGCCGAGTTGGGCCTGAGTTTCGATCGCTGCCTGGCCGGCGACCTGCGCCGCCAGCAGCACACCGCCTCGCTGGCGATGGAACAGTTCGCCAGGGTCGGCATGCCTGTACCGGCGCTGGAAATCGATGACGCCTTCAACGAGTTCGATGCCGATGCAGTGATCCGCGCCCTGTTGCCGGCCATGCTGCCGGACGAACCCGAAGCGCTGCACATCCTGCGCAACGCCGCACAGAATCGCAGTGAGTTCCAGCGCATCTTCGCCCTGATCATCGAGCGCTGGCTCGACGGCAGTCACGACCCGCAAGGCCTGGAAAGCTGGCTGGGCTTCGTCGAGCGGGTCAACGGCGGCCTGCAACGCATCCTCGAGTCGGCCGATAACACCCAGAAGATCGCCGTGTTCACCTCCGGCGGCACCATCACCGCCCTGCTTCACCTGATTACCCGGATTCCCGCCAGGCAGGCTTTCGAGCTGAACTGGCAGATCGTCAACACCTCGCTCAACCAACTCAAGTTCCGTGGTCGCGAGGTGGCCCTGGCTTCCTTCAACAGTCAAACCCACTTGCAACTGCTGAAGGCGCCGGAACTCATCACCTTCCGCTGA